From the genome of Ananas comosus cultivar F153 linkage group 16, ASM154086v1, whole genome shotgun sequence, one region includes:
- the LOC109721920 gene encoding 60S ribosomal protein L37a-1 isoform X2 produces MTKRTKKAGIVGKYGTRYGASLRKQIKKMEVSQHAKYFCEFCGKYAVKRKAVGIWGCKDCGKVKAGGAYTLNTASAVTVRSTIRRLREQTEG; encoded by the exons ATG ACGAAGCGCACCAAGAAGGCCGGAATTGTCGGCAAATATG GTACCAGATACGGTGCTAGCTTGAGAAAGCAGATTAAGAAGATGGAGGTCTCTCAGCATGCAAAGTATTTCTGCGAGTTTTGTGGAAAG TATGCTGTGAAAAGGAAGGCAGTCGGGATTTGGGGTTGCAAGGACTGTGGGAAGGTCAAGGCTGGTGGTGCTTATACCTTGAA CACTGCAAGTGCCGTCACCGTGAGGAGCACGATTCGTCGCTTGAGAGAGCAGACCGAGGGCTGA
- the LOC109721920 gene encoding 60S ribosomal protein L37a-1 isoform X1 — protein MQTKRTKKAGIVGKYGTRYGASLRKQIKKMEVSQHAKYFCEFCGKYAVKRKAVGIWGCKDCGKVKAGGAYTLNTASAVTVRSTIRRLREQTEG, from the exons ATGCAGACGAAGCGCACCAAGAAGGCCGGAATTGTCGGCAAATATG GTACCAGATACGGTGCTAGCTTGAGAAAGCAGATTAAGAAGATGGAGGTCTCTCAGCATGCAAAGTATTTCTGCGAGTTTTGTGGAAAG TATGCTGTGAAAAGGAAGGCAGTCGGGATTTGGGGTTGCAAGGACTGTGGGAAGGTCAAGGCTGGTGGTGCTTATACCTTGAA CACTGCAAGTGCCGTCACCGTGAGGAGCACGATTCGTCGCTTGAGAGAGCAGACCGAGGGCTGA